The Amphiura filiformis chromosome 12, Afil_fr2py, whole genome shotgun sequence genome includes a region encoding these proteins:
- the LOC140165468 gene encoding cytochrome P450 2U1-like isoform X1, which translates to MDSLTAFLWERLGIFSPNTTTILIFLACLFMLRYLLQYAYRANPKHPPGPRPWPVIGNLLQIIGTDPHKKLAKMAALYGGILMVHLGPVRTLILSDLDVVKHAMVRQADCFSDREQPKLLEEAFQSEGSVLWENGTVWKEHRRMVHNAFRHLGFRQKQFHTAITKEINALCECLEAKAQTTFDLRNLMTSATANVICTICFGQRYDYGDTEFSNAISSMLKISETISGISVVHLIPKLYHTPLYNKLRRNVNTLSGFIQKNVHKHRSSFDPSNIRDVIDVYLSNELPDQPDIIWRGLFDLFTAGSETTADSLLWAILYLIIHPDIQEKVQKELDSITVDEIFQYPQSTRLLPFTYATLMEVHRHQSVAPLSVPRVTRVDTTLLGYDIPKGTGVWVNEWAIHNDPVFWGDRKYFDRRDFSIQEMGRQY; encoded by the exons ATGGATTCACTTACAGCCTTCTTGTGGGAGCGACTCGGTATTTTCTCGCCAAATACAACCACGATATTAATATTCTTAGCATGTTTATTTATGTTGCGATATTTATTACAATATGCGTACAGAGCTAACCCAAAACACCCACCAGGTCCGCGGCCGTGGCCTGTTATTGGAAATTTACTTCAAATAATAGGCACCGATCCGCATAAAAAGCTTGCCAAAATGGCTGCTCTATACGGTGGCATACTGATGGTACACTTAGGTCCCGTCCGTACCTTGATTTTGAGCGACTTGGATGTTGTGAAACATGCTATGGTACGACAGGCTGACTGTTTCTCTGATCGAGAACAACCAAAGCTATTAGAAGAAGCATTTCAATCGGAAG gAAGCGTTCTATGGGAAAACGGTACAGTGTGGAAGGAGCATCGTCGAATGGTCCATAATGCATTTCGTCACCTTGGCTTTCGTCAGAAACAATTCCATACCGCCATCACCAAAGAGATCAACGCATTATGTGAATGTCTGGAAGCCAAAGCTCAAACAACCTTTGACCTTCGGAACTTGATGACCTCAGCAACGGCAAATGTTATATGCACCATTTGCTTTGGGCAACGGTATGACTATGGTGATACTGAATTTTCTAATGCAATTTCttctatgttaaaaatatcagaaaCAATATCTGGGATATCGGTGGTTCATTTAATACCAAAACTGTATCACACACCATTGTACAATAAATTACGGAGGAACGTTAACACTCTGTCTGGATTTATTCAAAAGAATGTTCATAAACATAGATCTTCATTTGATCCCAGCAACATCAGAGATGTAATAGATGTCTATTTATCAAACGAATTACCAGACCAACCAGACATCATTTGGAGAGGACTATTTGATCTCTTTACGGCTGGTTCCGAGACTACGGCGGATTCTTTGCTCTGGGCGATTTTATACTTAATTATTCATCCAGATATTCAGGAAAAG GTTCAGAAAGAATTAGACTCCATCACAGTTGATGAGATCTTTCAGTATCCACAAAGCACCCGCCTTCTACCGTTTACTTACGCAACTTTAATGGAAGTGCATCGTCACCAGAGTGTTGCACCGTTGTCCGTACCGCGCGTAACCAGAGTAGACACTACCCTTCTTGGGTATGATATTCCGAAGGGCACCGGTGTTTGGGTAAATGAATGGGCAATTCATAATGACCCGGTGTTCTGGGGTGACCGGAAGTATTTCGACCGTCGAGATTTCTCGATTCAAGAGATGGGAAGACAATATTGA
- the LOC140165468 gene encoding cytochrome P450 2U1-like isoform X2 has product MDSLTAFLWERLGIFSPNTTTILIFLACLFMLRYLLQYAYRANPKHPPGPRPWPVIGNLLQIIGTDPHKKLAKMAALYGGILMVHLGPVRTLILSDLDVVKHAMVRQADCFSDREQPKLLEEAFQSEGSVLWENGTVWKEHRRMVHNAFRHLGFRQKQFHTAITKEINALCECLEAKAQTTFDLRNLMTSATANVICTICFGQRYDYGDTEFSNAISSMLKISETISGISVVHLIPKLYHTPLYNKLRRNVNTLSGFIQKNVHKHRSSFDPSNIRDVIDVYLSNELPDQPDIIWRGLFDLFTAGSETTADSLLWAILYLIIHPDIQEKVQKELDSITVDEIFQYPQSTRLLPFTYATLMEVHRHQSVAPLSVPRVTRVDTTLLGYDIPKGTGVWDRGSV; this is encoded by the exons ATGGATTCACTTACAGCCTTCTTGTGGGAGCGACTCGGTATTTTCTCGCCAAATACAACCACGATATTAATATTCTTAGCATGTTTATTTATGTTGCGATATTTATTACAATATGCGTACAGAGCTAACCCAAAACACCCACCAGGTCCGCGGCCGTGGCCTGTTATTGGAAATTTACTTCAAATAATAGGCACCGATCCGCATAAAAAGCTTGCCAAAATGGCTGCTCTATACGGTGGCATACTGATGGTACACTTAGGTCCCGTCCGTACCTTGATTTTGAGCGACTTGGATGTTGTGAAACATGCTATGGTACGACAGGCTGACTGTTTCTCTGATCGAGAACAACCAAAGCTATTAGAAGAAGCATTTCAATCGGAAG gAAGCGTTCTATGGGAAAACGGTACAGTGTGGAAGGAGCATCGTCGAATGGTCCATAATGCATTTCGTCACCTTGGCTTTCGTCAGAAACAATTCCATACCGCCATCACCAAAGAGATCAACGCATTATGTGAATGTCTGGAAGCCAAAGCTCAAACAACCTTTGACCTTCGGAACTTGATGACCTCAGCAACGGCAAATGTTATATGCACCATTTGCTTTGGGCAACGGTATGACTATGGTGATACTGAATTTTCTAATGCAATTTCttctatgttaaaaatatcagaaaCAATATCTGGGATATCGGTGGTTCATTTAATACCAAAACTGTATCACACACCATTGTACAATAAATTACGGAGGAACGTTAACACTCTGTCTGGATTTATTCAAAAGAATGTTCATAAACATAGATCTTCATTTGATCCCAGCAACATCAGAGATGTAATAGATGTCTATTTATCAAACGAATTACCAGACCAACCAGACATCATTTGGAGAGGACTATTTGATCTCTTTACGGCTGGTTCCGAGACTACGGCGGATTCTTTGCTCTGGGCGATTTTATACTTAATTATTCATCCAGATATTCAGGAAAAG GTTCAGAAAGAATTAGACTCCATCACAGTTGATGAGATCTTTCAGTATCCACAAAGCACCCGCCTTCTACCGTTTACTTACGCAACTTTAATGGAAGTGCATCGTCACCAGAGTGTTGCACCGTTGTCCGTACCGCGCGTAACCAGAGTAGACACTACCCTTCTTGGGTATGATATTCCGAAGGGCACCGGTGTTTGG GATCGCGGCAGTGTCTAG